A window from Mytilus galloprovincialis chromosome 8, xbMytGall1.hap1.1, whole genome shotgun sequence encodes these proteins:
- the LOC143084899 gene encoding glycine receptor subunit alphaZ1-like: MTRIQDKIFQIRNLLVCIVCHAIYVTAANDIKAKIVDLLWKGDNQEVLKFPPHYDLDGGKTDIFCDMYVTSFDDVNEADMDFTISLLLHLEWTDMRLQKDLQSLDFEEVELDSKSVGSLWTPDVFFPNEKEASYHNIMSPNRMFRLTKKCILNYTVRLTLKLSCVMRLHSYPFDKQTCRLHLESFGYDAQQINLHWSKENQPIGMNITSLPQFEVVGHAYDNFFSDHRIRGNYSTLSAQFDFRRNIGYYVVQMYIPTLLIVMLSWVSFWLNVNSVPGRVTLGVLSVLTISTQSSSVNASLPRVSYTKAIDIWMATCLVFVFAALIEFAIANVLTRKGSHKGIIMKKLIKLAKEVREKALMRNNQGVMASSDPDGLRHRGSVSSDETNGNKKETVVKMDAGVTLQKQRSELEDKPAFEKGMLYAMYCDVASRILFPLVFAIFNVVYWVHYIQILNY; this comes from the exons ATGACGCGAATCCAGGACAAGATTTTCCAGATAAGGAACCTGTTGGTGTGTATTGTATGTCACGCTATATATGTAACGGCGGCTAATGACATAAA GGCAAAAATAGTAGATCTCTTGTGGAAAGGAGATAACCAAGAGGTTTTAAAATTCCCGCCTCATTATGACTTAGATG gAGGGAAGACCGATATTTTCTGTGATATGTATGTGACAAGTTTTGATGATGTTAATGAGGCAGATATG GATTTTACAATTAGTCTACTGTTACACCTAGAGTGGACCGACATGAGGTTACAGAAAGACCTCCAATCTTTAGATTTCGAGGAAGTTGAACTAGATTCCAAAAGTGTCGGTAGTTTATGGACCCCGGATGTGTTTTTCCCAAACGAGAAAGAGGCTTCTTACCACAATATTATGTCACCTAACAGAATGTTTCGATTGACTAAGAAATGTATACTAAACTATACAGTCAG ACTGACCTTAAAGCTGAGTTGTGTAATGAGGTTACATAGCTACCCTTTTGATAAACAGACATGTAGACTACACTTAGAAAGTT TTGGTTACGATGCTCAACAGATAAATCTGCATTGGTCGAAGGAAAACCAACCTATTGGAATGAATATAACCAGTCTTCCTCAGTTTGAAGTTGTGGGTCATGCTTATGACAACTTCTTTTCTGATCATCGAATAAGAG GAAACTATAGTACCTTGTCAGCACAGTTTGACTTCCGGCGGAACATTGGATACTATGTCGTCCAGATGTACATCCCGACTCTGCTTATTGTCATGTTGTCGTGGGTCTCATTTTGGTTGAATGTTAATTCAGTACCAGGAAGAGTAACCCTAGGCGTATTGTCGGTTCTGACTATTTCTACCCAGAGTTCAAGTGTTAATGCGTCACTTCCTCGTGTGTCATATACCAAGGCTATAGATATATGGATGGCTACCTGTCTTGTATTTGTCTTTGCTGCACTCATTGAATTTGCTATTGCAAATGTGCTGACTCGGAAAGGGTCACACAAGGGAATCATTATGAAAAAACTAATAAAGTTGGCAAAGGAAGTCAGGGAAAAGGCACTTATGCGAAATAATCAAGGTGTAATGGCTTCCTCTGATCCAGATGGTTTACGTCACAGAGGTAGCGTTAGCTCAGATGAgacaaatggaaataaaaaagaG acTGTTGTAAAGATGGATGCAGGTGTGACGCTACAGAAACAACGCAGTGAATTAGAAGATAAACCAGCATTTGAGAAGGGCATGCTGTATGCTATGTACTGTGACGTGGCATCGAGAATTCTGTTTCCGCTGGTTTTTGCTATATTTAATGTTGTGTATTGGGTGCATTACATCCAGATCCTAAATTATTAG